The Streptomyces kanamyceticus genome window below encodes:
- a CDS encoding N-6 DNA methylase — MKPRDDVTEVTAAGIARLAGVGRAAVSNWRRRHGDFPKPVGGTETSPSFALADVERWLRAQGKLVEVPPRERVWQRLAGHPAGPGTALLHAGCALLLVRDRPSAWLAVSAVSDERMAQLLPGELDEVVTMRFGVRRRRAVRIPDAAELLPSVPLLRGVAELAAELGAQRTYEFLLGRHTEANPRQYTLTPAGPAELMARIAGPARTVLDPACGTGALLRAVAPRPDQYLYGQDSAPDLAALTALRLALNSDATVRTMACDTLRADAYEERRADAVLCHPPFNERNWGHDELAYDARWEYGFPARAESELAWVQHALARIVDGGTAVLLMPPAAASRRSGRRIRADLLRRGALRAVIALPAGAAPPYNLPLHVWVLRRPVAGAHPAPELLLVEAAGLLAADGRDKQLWPAVQDTVLGLWHGFDRHGTVEARPGAARAVPVLELLDDEVDLAPARRLPPPAAGGGSAELATVREGLGDALRRAVDLAPRDIGAAQGGDAAPRPLTTVGELARAGALSLHTGTGSGPAGAPVLTDHDVLAGTAPSGTGHDGTAEEPAVLTEPGDVVVPLFGGGAAARVVDESTAGAALGRGLVLLRPDQDALDPWFLAGFLRSTANHRQASSYASTSARLDVRRLQLPRLPLAGQHGYRERFRELAAFEDALRLAGRLGERLVRGLHDGLTDGTLPPE; from the coding sequence ATGAAGCCGCGGGACGACGTCACCGAGGTGACCGCCGCCGGAATCGCCCGGCTCGCCGGAGTCGGCCGCGCCGCCGTCAGCAACTGGCGCCGCAGGCACGGCGACTTCCCCAAGCCGGTCGGCGGCACCGAGACCAGCCCCTCCTTCGCGCTCGCCGACGTCGAGCGGTGGCTGCGCGCCCAGGGCAAGCTCGTCGAGGTCCCGCCGCGCGAACGCGTCTGGCAGCGGCTCGCGGGACACCCTGCGGGCCCCGGCACCGCCCTGCTGCACGCGGGCTGCGCCCTCCTCCTGGTCCGCGACAGGCCGTCCGCCTGGCTGGCGGTCAGCGCCGTGTCGGACGAGCGGATGGCGCAGCTCCTGCCCGGCGAGCTCGACGAGGTGGTGACCATGCGCTTCGGGGTGCGCCGCAGGCGGGCGGTGCGCATCCCCGACGCCGCCGAACTCCTGCCGTCCGTACCGCTGTTGCGCGGCGTCGCCGAGCTCGCGGCCGAGCTCGGCGCCCAGCGGACGTACGAGTTCCTCCTCGGCAGGCACACCGAGGCCAACCCGCGCCAGTACACCCTCACCCCCGCGGGCCCCGCCGAACTGATGGCCCGCATCGCAGGACCCGCCCGCACCGTGCTCGACCCCGCGTGCGGCACCGGCGCCCTGCTGCGCGCCGTCGCGCCGCGCCCCGACCAGTACCTGTACGGCCAGGACAGCGCGCCGGACCTGGCCGCGCTCACCGCGCTGCGCCTCGCCCTGAACTCCGACGCGACCGTGCGCACCATGGCGTGCGACACCCTGCGCGCCGACGCCTACGAGGAGCGCAGGGCCGACGCGGTGCTCTGCCATCCGCCGTTCAACGAACGCAACTGGGGCCACGACGAGTTGGCCTACGACGCCCGCTGGGAGTACGGCTTCCCGGCCCGCGCCGAGTCCGAACTCGCCTGGGTCCAGCACGCGTTGGCCAGGATCGTCGACGGCGGCACCGCCGTGCTCCTGATGCCGCCCGCCGCCGCGTCACGCCGTTCGGGCCGCCGCATCCGCGCGGATCTGCTGCGCAGGGGCGCGCTGCGCGCGGTGATCGCGCTGCCCGCGGGGGCGGCGCCCCCCTACAACCTGCCCCTGCACGTCTGGGTGCTGCGCAGGCCGGTGGCCGGTGCGCACCCGGCGCCCGAGCTGCTCCTGGTGGAGGCGGCGGGACTGCTCGCCGCCGACGGCAGGGACAAGCAGCTGTGGCCCGCCGTGCAGGACACCGTGCTCGGTCTCTGGCACGGCTTCGACCGGCACGGCACCGTCGAGGCGCGGCCCGGCGCCGCCAGGGCCGTGCCCGTGCTCGAACTCCTCGACGACGAGGTCGACCTGGCGCCCGCGCGCAGGCTGCCGCCGCCCGCCGCGGGAGGCGGCAGCGCGGAGCTCGCGACCGTACGCGAAGGGCTCGGCGACGCGCTGCGGCGGGCCGTGGACCTGGCGCCGCGCGACATCGGCGCCGCGCAGGGGGGCGACGCCGCGCCCCGGCCGCTCACCACCGTCGGCGAGCTGGCCCGCGCGGGCGCCCTCTCGCTGCACACCGGCACCGGGTCCGGTCCGGCGGGCGCGCCCGTGCTCACCGACCACGACGTGCTCGCGGGCACGGCGCCGTCCGGCACCGGCCACGATGGCACGGCCGAGGAGCCCGCCGTGCTCACCGAGCCCGGCGACGTCGTCGTCCCGCTCTTCGGCGGTGGCGCGGCGGCCCGCGTCGTCGACGAGAGCACCGCGGGCGCCGCGCTCGGCCGCGGCCTCGTCCTGCTCCGCCCCGACCAGGACGCCCTCGACCCGTGGTTCCTCGCCGGGTTCCTGCGCTCCACCGCCAACCACCGGCAGGCCAGCAGCTACGCCTCCACATCGGCCAGGCTCGACGTACGCCGCCTCCAGCTGCCGCGCCTGCCGCTGGCGGGCCAGCACGGCTACCGCGAGCGCTTCCGCGAGCTCGCCGCGTTCGAGGACGCCCTGCGCCTGGCGGGCCGGCTCGGGGAGCGGCTGGTGCGCGGTCTGCACGACGGACTGACGGACGGCACGCTTCCGCCCGAGTGA
- a CDS encoding serine/threonine-protein kinase, which yields MVPGTGTGGRVVAGRYELSTLIGQGGMGQVWTAYDQRLDRRVAVKLLRPDRVAGAEAEELRRRFVRECRVTAQVDHPGLVTVHDAGTEPAEDGALFLVMQYVDGADLGDHLAEHDPYPWQWAVAVAAQLCAVLSAVHAVPIVHRDLKPRNVMVKQDGTLSILDLGIASVMDTDTTRLTHTGSPIGSPAYMAPEQAMGGAVGPYTDLYALGVLLHELLSGDVPFVGSTALGVLHRHLYEPPLPVRRLRPEVPEALESLVLRLLAKDPQHRHASAQEVYEELAPLLPARGIPSGRPLDPTRPFLRPHAPWPDRAATPAPAPDLPPRPQGPPGAPPQQDVARAVDDVKRLLGEGRITQAVDILGAILPAAAAQHGEHSPVVRTLRKQYAATLMDDGQYRRALPELRRLADERAAESGQADPHSLQFRYEAAQCLEQLGEPAAALAEYRALLPYYENHYATDDRRQSLEIRRRIGQLLLALGDRPAAHDTLARLLHDAELLHGPGHPFPAEVRRTLQWLGQVRG from the coding sequence GTGGTACCCGGCACGGGGACCGGCGGCCGCGTCGTCGCGGGGCGCTACGAACTCTCCACGCTCATCGGCCAGGGCGGCATGGGCCAGGTCTGGACGGCGTACGACCAGCGCCTGGACCGGCGCGTCGCGGTGAAGCTGCTCCGCCCCGACCGGGTCGCGGGCGCCGAGGCCGAGGAGCTGCGCCGCCGCTTCGTGCGCGAGTGCCGCGTCACGGCGCAGGTCGACCACCCGGGCCTGGTCACCGTGCACGACGCGGGCACCGAGCCCGCCGAGGACGGGGCCCTCTTCCTCGTCATGCAGTACGTCGACGGCGCGGACCTCGGCGACCACCTCGCCGAGCACGACCCCTACCCGTGGCAGTGGGCCGTCGCGGTCGCCGCCCAGCTGTGCGCCGTGCTCTCCGCGGTGCACGCCGTGCCGATCGTGCACCGCGACCTCAAGCCGCGGAACGTCATGGTCAAGCAGGACGGCACCCTCAGCATCCTCGACCTCGGCATCGCCTCGGTGATGGACACCGACACCACCCGCCTCACCCACACCGGTTCGCCGATCGGCAGCCCCGCGTACATGGCGCCCGAACAGGCGATGGGCGGCGCGGTCGGCCCCTACACCGACCTCTACGCCCTCGGCGTGCTCCTGCACGAACTCCTCAGCGGCGACGTGCCGTTCGTCGGATCCACCGCGCTCGGCGTCCTGCACCGCCACCTCTACGAACCGCCGCTGCCGGTCCGCCGCCTGCGCCCCGAAGTACCCGAAGCCCTGGAGTCCCTCGTCCTGCGGCTGCTCGCCAAGGACCCGCAGCACCGCCACGCCAGCGCCCAGGAGGTCTACGAGGAACTGGCCCCGCTGCTGCCCGCGCGCGGCATCCCCTCGGGCCGCCCCCTCGACCCCACCCGCCCCTTCCTGCGCCCGCACGCGCCCTGGCCGGACCGCGCCGCGACACCCGCGCCCGCCCCCGACCTGCCGCCGCGACCGCAGGGCCCGCCGGGAGCACCGCCCCAGCAGGACGTCGCCCGCGCCGTCGACGACGTGAAGCGCCTCCTCGGCGAGGGCCGCATCACCCAGGCCGTGGACATCCTCGGCGCGATCCTGCCTGCCGCCGCCGCCCAGCACGGCGAGCACTCACCCGTCGTACGCACCCTGCGCAAGCAGTACGCCGCCACGCTCATGGACGACGGCCAGTACCGCCGCGCGCTGCCCGAGCTGCGGCGCCTGGCCGACGAGCGGGCCGCCGAGTCCGGGCAGGCCGACCCGCACTCCCTCCAGTTCAGGTACGAGGCGGCGCAGTGCCTGGAGCAGCTCGGCGAACCCGCCGCGGCGCTCGCCGAGTACCGCGCGCTGCTCCCCTATTACGAGAACCACTACGCGACGGACGACCGCCGCCAGTCCCTGGAGATCCGCCGCCGCATCGGCCAGCTGCTCCTCGCCCTCGGCGACCGCCCCGCCGCCCACGACACCCTCGCGCGCCTGCTGCACGACGCGGAACTGCTGCACGGCCCCGGGCACCCCTTCCCCGCGGAGGTCCGGCGCACCCTGCAGTGGCTCGGACAAGTGCGCGGCTGA